A segment of the Manihot esculenta cultivar AM560-2 chromosome 13, M.esculenta_v8, whole genome shotgun sequence genome:
GATACTGTTCaaagtattttttatgataatgtaTACTTCCGAAGCTAACAGTTCATTGGCTCTCCTAGAGATCCACATATAATAACTTTGCTTAAGTTGCTTTAGTGCGTTAAATTTTAGAGAACACATTGACACAACATTGATTGACATAGGAGAAAGAGTATCATATTTTAGGTCACATCACACATACCTGTATTGTGATTATTGTAATGCCAAGCCATTTACAAACATCAACATTTTCTTCAATAAAGGACCGAAGGCTTTGAAGTTCTCCGGTTGGATCAAAAGGAAGATCCTGTTAAGGCACGAGTAAACAGTTAATAGTACAAAACATGTATACAGGATGAAAGCTATAATAAACTTTACTCGAGATAAAACAACATCACCTTCTCCCAGCGATGATCAATTGCAATGTATGCCACCAAGGCTACTTCTAGCAGAATAAGTACAGTCTTGAGTATGGTGTACTAACATAAATACGGTTTAGGAAAAAGATACTGGCAAACAGGAAAAGAAACGGAAAGCTAACCACAGATTCCAAATTAAGCACTAATAATACAACTCAAAAAAGATGCTGAACAATTCAGTACTATGAATTTTCATTTTCTGCGTTTGTCTTGCTGGAAAAGAATTATCAGATAAAGAAACAGAACAGATTATATTACTGTCTTTTGAGTCGATGAAGTAATTGTAgctcttttaatttaattctcctTTGATAGGTTATTTCAATAGGAAATACGAACTTAACATGAAAACCAATTGCAGCTCAAGCTGCAGCAATACCAAAAGAAAAGACATATGAAGGTAATATAATTCCATTAATTCTAGGCTAACCATGCACAGTGCATTTTTTACCTAGTTTGGTACCATTTTCAAGTAAAGAATGATGTTTTAGAGTTGCAGAGCTAGACTTATTCTGATGCTGTCAAGTTCAATCATTGAGTTCACCAGGTTGAGGGGGAAGCATATGAATTTACATCCTACGTGCTAAAGCATTAACTAACAGCTCCATATGTCAAACAACATTAACTAGCAAATCAAGAAAAGCCACTGGTAATTTCTTAGCCAAAGTAAGCTCAATAAATAGAGATAGAAGCTCATCTGCGCAGGATACAACGCATAGGCAAAAGCCATTAATAGCTTCAGCTGCAATGCAACCAATGAGAGGAATGGTACATAATACAATGCCCACACCCATAAAACAGTAGATGAACCTGCCACCCAAAGCAGAGCTCCGAATCAACAATTCAGCCCCAatgaccaccaaaacccaaCATCACAGCAACATTCaacaagaaaattaaaaactcaatttccattGAAAAATGCACAAGTTACAATCAAATTGCAATATTTGATAGATAATTCATACGGACACCTTCAATCTTCAGAACAAAAATACCATAATTCACTAGCATACGAACAAGTAAACCCAGTACTTGGTGAAAACAAAAGCTGCAAATCATCCCCCTTTTTTTTTGGGTCTGAGAAGGCTGCAAATCATCAATGTGCAATTAGTgtaaaataacatttaaaaagCTGATATCAGCGTATTTAGTGCCTGTTTTGCTTTAAGATTCAAGGATTAAATATATGTATCACTTTAAATGCtatataaagaaaagaaaaactattttattattctagtaTTTTTGAAGTTAAAAAACTATAtcaattctttttaaattaattttaatactttttaattaatataaaaatgttttttctACAGCCCCTTAATttcttaattcttataatttgatGTAATTTTCAAGACCATCTCAAAAACCATAATCCCATTAAATTATGGCACCATGGAATTCAAACCATAATCTGACAAAAAAACTCAAGTCACTGTAACtccataataataaaaataccacGGAGCTGGAAGCTTGAAAGAATTCAAACCAAGGTCGAGTCCATCATCATCCATCCCATAAGCCAAATGGGACACGAGGTTAAGAACCCTAAGCGAGTGGGATTGGGAATCGGGCAAAAGGGAAAGAGAAGGATCTGGAGAGGGAGATGCAAAGGGCGGGGGAGAGAAAGGAATGCGGCGGTTCCATTGATTGAGCATCCATACGGAGTCGAGAATTATGGAAACACCTAAGAATGCTTGAACAAAATTGAAGAATTTGAGCAGGAATGCCAATGATATGTGACCGAATTTCCGTCGCATTTGTGGTGAAACTGAAACCCTAACCCCAAATTTCCAGCTGCAACAGCGAGACGAAGAAGGATTGAAGCGCGCACACAGAGATAGAGATAGCAAGAGACAGAGAGAGTTGGAGAGATTCCTGTTGATGACAGTAAAAGACAGAAACTTTTCTGAAAACTGTTGTTCACCTTTTTGGCTTTTTGCcaaaaaattatttgttttgATGCGGAGATTGGAATTTCTGATCTTTTCAAATATCGTTCTTCTCGATGCAGGAATTtggataacaataataataataataataattaatctttaaatatttattaataaactttaattaatttaatttaatacctCCATGGCATAAATTGCTTCTCCTCGCTCAATGTTCTCAATGctatctattaaaaaaattaaatttaaaacagaaatatttctaaaatttatctTTATCTATTTTCGATTACTCTAGGTATtttgattaataaattatttaaaaattaaaaatttaatttaatgatatttaaagtattataaatatttaatattaattaaaaattaaaaaaaaaagattatagtatatatgttttaaacttttttttaaaattaatactaaatatttttgtaaaaaaaatattttttacgcattacaaaatttattaatattttatatattaaataattttaaatatttaaaattaaataagaaaaaattttattttattaaaaatattaaaaattatttttttattcaaaatattttttaaatataaattattttttataaataaactaaacttaaatattttaaatatttaattctgaTAGGACTTAAGAGTTTGGACCATGGGTTGTTGTTAGGTTCTGAACCAATATTTAATTCTGATAGGACTTAAGAATTTGGACCATAAGTTGTTGTTAggttctaaatttaaattagggTGGAtcagtatttaatttaaattaaaagaattattaaattaaattagtttaaattttttatttattttaatttttaattaaaattttttaattattttaatttaatttaattttaattaaaaaattaaatcagattgataataatatattatttttaataatataaagattaaattataattaaaattaaaatattttaattaaattttaaaatattaaaataaaaaataaaaaataaaaaatttattaaaaatttaaatcaatcaaactaaattaaattaaattatactgatttaattttatttatttttaattaaaattaatttaatttaatttttataaatattaaaattttatttttaatttatttaatttaatttaatttttttttaaatcaaacccaTCAAAGGAATACCGAATTTTAATACATTACCCAGCATGTGAAGCTCGGAAAAGCGCAAGTGCCTTTGACAGGTTTTGCTGCTAGTTTGTCTTTTCTTGttataaatcaataaaaataattcagaaatcaaaatttttataaaaaattaatttaattaacattttaacaatttttatttaaaataaaatgttt
Coding sequences within it:
- the LOC110630295 gene encoding tetraspanin-18, with translation MRRKFGHISLAFLLKFFNFVQAFLGVSIILDSVWMLNQWNRRIPFSPPPFASPSPDPSLSLLPDSQSHSLRVLNLVSHLAYGMDDDGLDLGLNSFKLPAPWFIYCFMGVGIVLCTIPLIGCIAAEAINGFCLCVYTILKTVLILLEVALVAYIAIDHRWEKDLPFDPTGELQSLRSFIEENVDVCKWLGITIITIQVLSLLLAIILRALVSTPGADSECEDHIENVGGGTWEPLLNQSSQTSGSGTHSESWIARIREKYGLNISDKTNALNQNNGS